CAGCCATTCGCTGGGCGGGGTCGACGAGCTGGCGGGCTTCGCGCTTGCTGTGGGGAGCGCATGGAGTTTCGGCGCGGTTCTGCTGGACAAGGCCCATGTCCGCATCGACACGGTCTACGCCTGGTTCGGCGAGAAGGGGCGGGCATTGCTCGACATCGCCAGCCTGGCAGGCACCGTCCTGTTCATGTCGACGCTGGTTTACTTCGCCACCGAGGTCCTGATCACCAGCCTGCGCTTCGGCGCATCCTCGCAGAGTTCGCTGGCGATCCCCAAGGCGGTGCCGCAGGCGCTGTGGCTTGCGGGGTTGGGGTGGTTTCTACTGGTCGCGGTCGTTCTGCTCGCCTGCTGCCTGATGGCTCTGGTGCGCGGCGACTGGAAGCAGATCGGAAAGCTGGCGGGGGCTCCCGACATCCAGCAGGAACTGTCCGCAGAGATCGCGGATACCGCTCACCGCAATGCCGACCAGAAGGCCGCGCTGCCATGATCGGTTTCGCCGTCGGCGCGATGATTGTCCTCTTGGCGCTCGGCCTGCCGATCGCCATCGGCCTCGGCCTGGTCGGCATGGGTCTGTCGGAGTTCTACAGCGTCCTGCCGCTGACGCGGGCCATGGGCGAGGTGGCGTGGAGCTCCTCCACCGGCTTCCTGATGGTGTCGATCCCGCTCTTCGTGCTGCTCGGCGAAATCCTTCTGCGTTCAGGCATCGCCGACCGCATGTATGCCGCGGTCGCCGCCTGGCTGTCCTGGATGCCCGGCGGCCTCATGCATGCCAATATCGGCTCGTCGGCGCTCTTCGCGTCCATGTGCGGCTCGAGCGTGGCGACCGCGGCGACGGTCGGCACCACGGCGATGCCGCAGATGACCAAATACGGCTACAACCCCTCCCTGTTCCTCGGCACGCTGGCGGCCGGCGGAACGCTGGGCATCCTGATCCCGCCCTCGATCAACCTGATCGTCTACGGTCTCATCACCAACACGTCGATCCCGCGGCTCTATCTGGCAGGCATCGTCCCGGGCATCCTGCTGGCGCTGATGTTCATGGCGTTTGTGGCGCTCGCCTGCACCCTCCGTCCGAGCCTTGGCGGACGAAACGTCCGTGTCAGCTGGCCCGAACGGGCAGCGTTGCTCGGCGAATTCCTGCCGCCCTTGTTCATTTTCGTCGTGG
The Mesorhizobium australicum genome window above contains:
- a CDS encoding TRAP transporter small permease subunit, encoding MTARNAPTSPVPLSGLRAVSRFVLLAGGFLIVIAAGLIVIEIVMRQVFSHSLGGVDELAGFALAVGSAWSFGAVLLDKAHVRIDTVYAWFGEKGRALLDIASLAGTVLFMSTLVYFATEVLITSLRFGASSQSSLAIPKAVPQALWLAGLGWFLLVAVVLLACCLMALVRGDWKQIGKLAGAPDIQQELSAEIADTAHRNADQKAALP
- a CDS encoding TRAP transporter large permease, whose translation is MIGFAVGAMIVLLALGLPIAIGLGLVGMGLSEFYSVLPLTRAMGEVAWSSSTGFLMVSIPLFVLLGEILLRSGIADRMYAAVAAWLSWMPGGLMHANIGSSALFASMCGSSVATAATVGTTAMPQMTKYGYNPSLFLGTLAAGGTLGILIPPSINLIVYGLITNTSIPRLYLAGIVPGILLALMFMAFVALACTLRPSLGGRNVRVSWPERAALLGEFLPPLFIFVVVIGSIYIGWATATESAALGVVAALLLTLVRGRFSVAMFVSAVENTMKTTGMIMLIVVAAFFLNFVMTAVGLTTAIVHLVTAYDLPPLGLMIAVIVFYLILGAFMDEMAMMISTVPVIAPVVFAAGFDGVWFGIMLVVLMQAGMILPPVGINLFVIQGIRRTGRISETAWGAMPFVLAMVALMGLLIVYPQLALWLPAALN